The nucleotide sequence TGTCTAGTAAGAGATTGAGCTGACTACTACCGGAATCATCTTACCAGTGCCTCGTATACCTCCTTCTCTGCTTTCTTGTTGTTGCTTTTGGTGCAGTGGAGTCTCTGGAGGACTATTGAGGTCGTAGCGGCTATTCCTTCTGGTTAGGATCTCCGATCTGGTCTCGTCATTTCCGAAGATCCAGATCTCAATCGTCTATTGGTGCTGTGACGAATCCCCCCTGAAGTAATGACTAACCGACTCTCTTATGCTGAAAAAGGGAAGGCAGTGGCCTCTTCGAGCCACCAACCAAGAGTTTCTCGGGTTAAAGCCCCGGTGAGTGATAACACGGCGCTAATGCAAAGGCATAAACTTACGTTGATTGGAAGAATTACCAACCCAGTCGTTCAAAGAGCCTGGTCtcttatctctttctttactGAGCACTGGAAAACGGCGTCGAGCCTTTTAGGTGCAGATCTAGGGCACGGGATGTTTCAGTTTCAATTCGCCTCGGAGGAGGACATCCAGCTTGTTCTTGAAGGAAGACCCTACCATTTCGCGGGGTATATGATTATCTTACAATGGTGGGAACCAACAATATCCAGGGACTTCCCCTCGGAGATACCGTTTTGGATCCAGGTTACTAGAATACATGTGCATTTGTGGACACCTGAATTGATCCAGAGTATTGGAGACGATATTGGAGTGGTGGAGGAGCTCGACGTCTCAGCTACGGTAGCACGAATGAGAGTCCGTATCAACGGGCTACAACCCCTAGTTAAAACTGCTATTGTTGAGTTCCCTAATGGGGAGGAGCTTGAAGCGGAATTGATTTACGAACGCCTAAAGAAATTCTGTAAGATCTGTCTCCGACTGGACCATGATGATAAGGCTTGTCCTTCGTCAAAAGTCTTCCGCCCTTTTCCACTACCGCCTATAACCGGAAGAGGACATCGCTCTTCTCGACAGTCAGACGATGAGTCTCGCTCTATCCGCCGGAGAAGATCTCCGCAAGGAAGGTCTGATGATCAGTACCCAGCGAGGAGTAGAGACCACAGGTACAGGGAGGATAGGGAGCGACACTATCGTAGGTCTGGGCACAGGGATACTTCTCCCACATCTAGACACACTTCTCTAGACCTGCCTGACAGACACAATATACGGAAAACTGCTAGTACACAGGTGACAGAGGAAGTGGGATATAGTTCCTCTCACCTTGGGGATGAACAACGGTCTAGATACTACTCTAGCATGCCCCGTGTGGATGGGCGGAGTAGGGCTTCCTCTCCTCTCCGTCATGTCGCCAAACCATCAAATGATACAACGAACAAAAAAGGTAGAGGTTCATGTGGCTTCCCGCTTGGTGCAAATAGTAGAATATTACCACAAGAGGCAGTGGAAATTGCTCTTGGAGAAGTCCGGAATGTGATGGAGCAATACATTAGCTGCCCTGATCCGACAGAGAGTGCAGCTAGAAGGGAGAGGCTGCGTCAAGCGGAAGCGGAAGGCCAACTAGAGGAAACAGCCGAACACATGGTGAGGAACACTATCTGGGCTGCTGAGGAGGAGCTGGAAACGGGTAATCAAGATTTAGAGTCCCCTGAGGTGGATCACAGTCAAGAGCGTATCCCGGCAATTCTGAGACTCGGACCTGTAAACCTAGTTGCTCCTCCCCCCAAGCCAGTAAAGAAACCAGCTTCTAAAAGGAGACCTGGCAGACCACCGAGTCGAACTTCTAGCAAAGCCCAGGGAAGAAAGAAAGTTAACTCGAGCCCTATTGCGGGGGGTAGAACCTCGAAGAAGCGGAAACTCCTCCTTGCACAAGCTTCTCCTCGAAGAAAGCTAAATATGGACTCTCTGGTGATTCCTTCTCAGACAGCGAGAGTTAACAACAATGAACAAGCAAGTATGGATCCAAGTGTGGAGGCGACAGCTCAGAATCCTTCACGGTCAGGGGATTTTCACCCTCCCCCCTCCCTCATTCCTTAGATATTATAGCCTGGAACTGTCAGGGATTGGGGAACCCCCAGACAGTTTATCGTATTGGGGAGATGTACAAGCAGTTCTCACCGGATATAATGTTTTTAATGGAGACAAAGAACTCGGATGCTGTCACTCTAAAGGCAGTCGAGGGTCTTAACTTTGCTTGCAGGCATTTGGTTCCCCCCCAAGGCCATGGTGGTGGAGGTCTAGCCTTATTGTGGAAGCAGGATGTTGATATTGAGATTCTCGTGTCAGGCAGTAACTTTGTGGATACTAAGGTTTTGGTTAAAGGAAAAAGCTTTTATGCGACGTTTGTGTATGGTGACCCGGACCATATTAAAAGGAGAAGGGTTTGGGAAGCATTAAAGATGATAGCAGAGTCAAGGGAGGAAGCTTGGTTCCTCTATTGTGATTTTAATGATATAGTGGATAGTTCAGAGAAGAGTGGAGGCCCATCGCGACCAGAAGGCTCTTTTGTGGATTTCAGATCCTTTCTAGCTGAGTGTGATTTGTATGATCTTCGTCATACGGGTAACTTCCTGTCTTGGAGAGGAAATAGGCACTCTCATTTAGTGTTTTGCCGGTTGGACAGAGCTTTGAGTAACAGTTCTTGGGCCACGATGTTTCCTAATGGGCGTGTTGAATATTTGCGGTTCGAGGGATCAGATCACCGTCCCATTCTTATCCATTTTGCGCTCACTAGACAGAAACGACGAGGGATGTTCAGGTATGATCGTAGGCTCAAAGATAATGAGGAGGTGAAACAACTGGTGGCTTCGACTTGGCTGACGAGGGATAATACTTCTGTCCAGACCCGTATTGCAAATTGCAGAAGGGCTCTTGTCAAATGGAACAAAGAAAAGCATAGAAATAGCCAGTTAGCTATTAAGAGGCACCAGTATGACCTGGAAAAGGCTATGACTAATCCTATACAGGATGAGGTGTTGCTATCAAGAATCAATGAAACACTCAAGGCTGCTTACAAAGATGAGGAGAGTTTCTGGAAGCAACGGAGTAGGCAATTATGGCTTAGCCTAGGGGATCAAAACACATGTTATTTTCACGCAGCAACAAGAGGGAGGAAAGCTATCAATAACCTGTCAGTGTTGGAAGACGAGGAAGGCAAAGCATTTTTGAGGATCATCAGATTGGGGAAGTGATTGCAGACTACTTTGTGAAGTTATTTGCCACACCAAGGGAGGAGGATCCAGATCTGGAGAACACAATTGAGGAAGCATTATCCCCCCGTATTTCGGAGGAGGTTAACCAACGTCTAATTGCGGTTCCTTCTACAAAGGAGATAAGAGATGCGGTTTTTGACATCCACCCGGGTAAGGCTCCGGGACCCGACGGGTTCTCCGCCTGTTTCTTTCATTCGAACTGGGAGGCAGTGGGACCAGCCATAGTTGCAGAAATCCAGGAATTCTTTGTCTCTGGAGTCATGCCTTATAATCTGAATGAAACATACATCAGACTTATCCCCAAAGGTCAAGGCGCAAAAAAGGTAGCAGATTTTAGGCCTATAGCTCTCTGTAATGTTTACTATAAGGCCATTTCCAAGTTACTCGCTCGAAGATTGCAACCAGTGTTGGCTAGTCTAGTGTCTGAGAATCAATCGGCGTTCATTCCTGGTAGAGCAATCTCGGACAACGTGCTGATTACGCACGAGATGCTGCATTTTTTGAAGACTTCAGGGGCTGAGGTTCATTGTGCCATGGCGGTTAAGTCAGATATGAGCAAAGCCTACGACAGGGTGGAATGGTGCTTCGTACAGAAGGTTCTCAAGAGGCTTGGTTTTCATCCTCTATGGATAAAGTGGGTCATGCAGTGTATTACCACTGTTTCTTATTCCTTCCTTGTGAATGATACGCCTAGAGGAAAAGTTAAACCTTTGAGAGGAATTCGACAAGGCGACCCGTTATCACCCTACATATTCATTCTGTGTAGTGAAGTTTTGTCAGGGTTATGCAATAAAGCTCAAAGAACTGGTCAGTTCCCAGGATTTCGAGTAGCAAGAGGCAGTCCAAAGATAAACCACTTGCTGTTTGCCGACGACACAATGTTTTTCACCAAAAGCAGTGAGAAGGCCTGTTTAGCTCTGATGAAGATCTTGGGAAAGTATGGAAGAGCCTCGGGTCAACAGATAAATGCAGCCAAGTCATCTATCTCTTTTTCCAAGAAAACTAGTGCTGAAAGAAGGNNNNNNNNNNNNNNNNNNNNNNNNNNNNNNNNNNNNNNNNNNNNNNNNNNNNNNNNNNNNNNNNNNNNNNNNNNNNNNNNNNNNNNNNNNNNNNNNNNNNNNNNNNNNNNNNNNNNNNNNNNNNNNNNNNNNNNNNNNNNNNNNNNNNNNNNNNNNNNNNNNNNNNNNNNNNNNNNNNNNNNNNNNNNNNNNNNNNNNNNNNNNNNNNNNNNNNNNNNNNNNNNNNNNNNNNNNNNNNNNNNNNNNNNNNNNNNNNNNNNNNNNNNNNNNNNNNNNNNNNNNNNNNNNNNNNNNNNNNNNNNNNNNNNNNNNNNNNNNNNNNNNNNNNNNNNNNNNNNNNNNNNNNNNNNNNNNNNNNNNNNNNNNNNNNNNNNNNNNNNNNNNNNNNNNNNNNNNNNNNNNNNNNNNNNNNNNNNNNNNNNNNNNNNNNNNNNNNNNNNNNNNNNNNNNNNNNNNNNNNNNNNNNNNNNNNNNNNNNNNNNNNNNNNNNNNNNNNNNNNNNNNNNNNNNNNNNNNNNNNNNNNNNNNNNNNNNNNNNNNNNNNNNNNNNNNNNNNNNNNNNNNNNNNNNNNNNNNNNNNNNNNNNNNNNNNNNNNNNNNNNNNNNNNNNNNNNNNNNNNNNNNNNNNNNNNNNNNNNNNNNNNNNNNNTATGGATAAAGTGGGTCATGCAGTGTATTACCACTGTTTCTTATTCCTTCCTTGTGAATGATACGCCTAGAGGAAAAGTTAAACCTTTGAGAGGAATTCGACAAGGCGACCCGTTATCACCCTACATATTCATTCTGTGTAGTGAAGTTTTGTCAGGGTTATGCAATAAAGCTCAAAGAACTGGTCAGTTCCCAGGATTTCGAGTAGCAAGAGGCAGTCCAAAGATAAACCACTTGCTGTTTGCCGACGACACAATGTTTTTCACCAAAAGCAGTGAGAAGGCCTGTTTAGCTCTGATGAAGATCTTGGGAAAGTATGGAAGAGCCTCGGGTCAACAGATAAATGCAGCCAAGTCATCTATCTCTTTTTCCAAGAAAACTAGTGCTGAAAGAAGGGCTCGGGTGAAACAAATCCTGGGAATCTCTAAGGAGGGCGGTGTGGGGAAGTACTTAGGCCTTCCTGAACACTTTGGTAGAACAAAAAAGGATCTATTCTCGGCTATTGTTGACAGAATAAGACAAAGAGCCTTTTCGTTGTCCAATAAGTT is from Camelina sativa cultivar DH55 chromosome 20, Cs, whole genome shotgun sequence and encodes:
- the LOC109131143 gene encoding uncharacterized protein LOC109131143, translated to MYKQFSPDIMFLMETKNSDAVTLKAVEGLNFACRHLVPPQGHGGGGLALLWKQDVDIEILVSGSNFVDTKVLVKGKSFYATFVYGDPDHIKRRRVWEALKMIAESREEAWFLYCDFNDIVDSSEKSGGPSRPEGSFVDFRSFLAECDLYDLRHTGNFLSWRGNRHSHLVFCRLDRALSNSSWATMFPNGRVEYLRFEGSDHRPILIHFALTRQKRRGMFRYDRRLKDNEEVKQLVASTWLTRDNTSVQTRIANCRRALVKWNKEKHRNSQLAIKRHQYDLEKAMTNPIQDEVLLSRINETLKAAYKDEESFWKQRSRQLWLSLGDQNTCYFHAATRGRKAINNLEEDPDLENTIEEALSPRISEEVNQRLIAVPSTKEIRDAVFDIHPGKAPGPDGFSACFFHSNWEAVGPAIVAEIQEFFVSGVMPYNLNETYIRLIPKGQGAKKVADFRPIALCNVYYKAISKLLARRLQPVLASLVSENQSAFIPGRAISDNVLITHEMLHFLKTSGAEVHCAMAVKSDMSKAYDRVEWCFVQKVLKRLGFHPLWIKWVMQCITTVSYSFLVNDTPRGKVKPLRGIRQGDPLSPYIFILCSEVLSGLCNKAQRTGQFPGFRVARGSPKINHLLFADDTMFFTKSSEKACLALMKILGNEVLSGLCNKAQRTGQFPGFRVARGSPKINHLLFADDTMFFTKSSEKACLALMKILGKYGRASGQQINAAKSSISFSKKTSAERRARVKQILGISKEGGVGKYLGLPEHFGRTKKDLFSAIVDRIRQRAFSLSNKFLSSAGKLTLLKSVLAAMPSYAMSCFQLPKSLCKRIQSVLTRFWWDTKAEKKGMCWIAWDKLTHSKQDGGLGLRDLQDFNAALLGKIGWRILNNLDCLLARVLLGKYCTTTSFLDSKCPSSASHGWRSILVGRDLIKKKLGWVVGDGQDIRIWQDPWLSTSMLTQPMGPAPMGSKDWRVKDLFLTNSFDWDESRVREVLPDSAHLILPIKPSRLGARDRQVWVGNPSGEYSTKSGYFVARSESCSIPMDPLLSSVNYKAEVWSLHISPKVKMFLWKAIHGALATGAQLHSRGIPAEEKCSICGRPESVVHLLFHCPFAVEVWRKAPFQPFEICQVITTVKDGLVLVNNLKFIPPIGLTSGLLAPWICWSLWKSRNQRVFNSSSISGEDTLLRAILDAKEWTTDGAWRQSTKEAGIGWTITNHVGITSHHSAVCEHVSSPLMVEALACRADVLEAIRLGGAHLLVESDCQQLVGAINARSVLLEVHGVLSNILIASSSLSSFVCRFIPRTANSVADSLAKQSLLLANSYAG